A stretch of DNA from Roseovarius faecimaris:
CGCCGCTGGCTGTCATGATCTCGCCTGCCGCCCGCGATGCCCTGCAGGGCTGGCTCGACAGGCAGAAGGCACTCAAGGGCGCATCGGAAAACACGATCGACGCCTATGGCCGCGATGTGGCGGGGTTCCTCGCCTTCATGACCCGGCACAAGGGCGAGGCACAGGGGCTTGGCCCGCTGGCCCGGATCGGCGTCAGTGACATGCGCGCCTGGATGGCCCATACGCGCGGCCAGGATGTCGGCCCGCGCTCGCTCGCGCGCAAGCTTTCGGCGGTCAAGAGCTTCTACCGCTGGCTGTCCGAACGCGAGGGGTTCGAGCCCACCGCCGTGCTCTCCACCCGCTCTCCCAAATTCCAGCGCAAATTGCCCAGGCCCCTGGCCGAGGACGCCGCGCGCGAGATGATCGCCACGGTCGAGATGCAATCCGCGACCCCCTGGGTGGCGGCCCGCGATCAGGCGGTGGTGACATTGCTCTATGGCTGCGGGCTGCGCATCTCCGAAGCCCTCGGGCTGACCGGACGCGACATGCCCCTGGGCGAGGCGCTGCGGATCATCGGCAAGGGCGGCAAGGAGCGCGTGGTGCCGGTGATCCCTGCCGCGCAGGACGCGGTGGCGGCCTATCTGCGGCTCTGCCCCTATGAGCCCGCGCCCGACGATCCCGTGTTTCGCGGCGTGCGCGGCGGGCCGCTCAGCCCCCGCGCGGTGCAGAAAGTGGTCGAGCGCACGCGCCTGCAGCTTGGCCTGCCCGCTTCGGCCACGCCCCACGCCATGCGCCACAGCTTCGCCACGCATCTTCTGAACGCCGGCGGCGATCTTCGCGCCATTCAGGAGCTTCTCGGCCATGCGTCTCTGTCCACCACGCAAGCCTACACTGCGGTCGATACCGCGCGGCTCTGGGAGGTCTATCAACGTGCCCACCCCAAAGCGTGATTGCACATGGCTTCCGTTTCCGGCAAAAGCCCTGTCATGAGCCAGTCACTCAAAGCGTTATCCGTCCATCTGTTCACCGCCACAGGTGCTGTGTTTGCCATGCTGGCGATGCTGGCCGCGGTGGATGAGAACTGGAGCCTGATGTTCCTGTGGCTTGTGGTGGCCTTCGTGGTCGACGGGATCGACGGCCCCCTTGCGCGCCGCTACCACGTCCAGAAATACGCCCCCCGCATCGATGGCAATATCCTCGATATGATCATCGACTATCTGACCTATATCTTCATCCCGGCCTTTGCGCTGTTCAAATCCGGGCTGCTGCCGGGCTGGACGGGGTGGTTCGCCATCATCGTGATCACCTTCGCCAGCGCGCTGTATCTGGTCGATACCCGCATGAAAACGCTGGACAAATCCTTTTCCGGCTTCCCTGGCTGCTGGAACATGGTGGTGCTGGTGCTGTTCGCCATCGAGCCGAATTTCTGGATCAGTTTCACGCTTGTCGCGGTGCTGGCGGTGGCGATGTTCCTGCCGCTGAAATTCATCCATCCGGTGCGCACGAAGCGCTGGCGCGTCGTCTCGTTTCCGATGATGCTGGGCTGGATGTTCTTCGCCTTCTGGGCCGCCTGGGTCGACTTTCACCCCGAAAGCTGGGCGCATTGGGGGCTGATCATCACGACGGTCTACCTGCTCGGGGCAGGCATCGCGCAACAGATCATCCCGGAACGCCAGGACTTCTGAGGCAGAAAGAAAATTCGTACGAATTTTCTCTTCCCGCTCAGATCAGAAGTCCCGCCGCCTTTTCGTGCCGGAGCAGCCAGACCTTCGTCTCCACCCCACCCGCGCCGGAATAGCCGCCCAGCCCGTTCGCGCCAAGCACCCGGTGACAGGGGATGATGACCGGAATGGGATTGCCGCCACAGGCCCCGCCAATCGCCTGTGCCGGCACGCTCAGCTGCCGCGCCAGTTCGCCATAGGTGCGCGTTTCGCCGAACGGGATCGCCAGCATAGCCGCGCAGACCTCGCGCTGAAAATCCGAAGCCGTGACCCGCCAGGGCAAATCGAAATGCGTGAGCTCTCCGGCAAAATATGCCTTGAGCTGGGCCAGTGCTGCATCGATCTCGGGCGCGCCCGCCCCCGCGGCATGATCGCCCCAGCGCACCCCCGTGATACATCCGTCCTCGCTTGTCACCGTCAGCGGGCCGAGGGGGGTGTGAAGCGTCCCGGCAGCCATGCCGCTCATTCGCTGTTCAGCAGAACGGCCTCGACGCGCCGGTTCGCCTCGCGCCCGGCCCGGTCGAGATTTGGCGCAATCGGCGACAGGTACCCCATCCCTTCCGCATCGAGCTGCGCGCGCGGCACGCCATGCACGCTGACCAGCCGTTCCAGAACCGAGGCCGCCCGCCGTTTCGACAACGCGATATTCGGGGTCAGCCCGCCCACCGTGTCGGTATGGCCCACCAGCGCCACTCTGAGCCCCGGGTCGGATTTCAGAAACGCCGCCAGTGCGGTCAGCGACGCAAAAGGCCCCTCGCCCAGATCGGACGAACCCGACTGAAAATTCAGGTCACCCAAAATCACATGCCCCTGGTCACGCAGCGCCTGGGCCAAAGGCTGATCTGCCTCCGCGCGCGGCAACTGTACCCGCGCGTCGGCTGCCACGCTGACACCGCGGCCCCCCTGCGGGGCGACATGGATCACCTGGATATAGGCGGTCGTGCCGGAGCGGCTGATCAGCAGGCTGGCGTAGCTCTCGGCGGCGGCCTCCTCGCCCTTGCGCAGCGCCACGAAGCGATAGTCGAACAGGTCGACAAACATATCCGGCGCGGGCAGCACCCGGGTGCCGAAGCGAAAATCGAACCCGCCGCATTCCTGCCCCTCGCAATCGAGCAGCACCTGATACCCCGCCGCGGTAAGCTGATCGCGCAGCGGCGCGAGGATTTGCAGCGTGGTGATGGATTGCGCGGCCAGCCGCCAGGCCTGCAGCACGATCCGTCCCTCGACCTCCAGCACCGGCAGCGTGCCGTCGGCATACGGCCCGACCGGCATCAGATAGCTTCCGGCGGGCTCGCTCACCTCCCGGCTTAGCGTGGCATTCGTCGGCAGCGACAGCTCCAGCCCCTGCCCCGCGACAGGGCAGGCACATAAAGCCAGAGCGCCGAGCCAGCCCCGCATCGTTCAGCGCGCCTGACTGTGATAGTCCGGGTTCGGCTGCATCCCGGTGGCACTGGCCACGCGGTTGGACATGTTGAAAAAGCCCGCTACGCTGACGATGTCCCAGATATCGCGCTCCGAAAATCCCACGGCGCGCAGATGATCGCGGTCCGCCTCGCCGATGGCATGGCTTTCCTTGGTGACCTTTTCCGCAAAGCCAAGCATCGCGGTCTGCCGCGCATCCAGACCGGCGGCGCGCCAGTTCATCACCATCGCCTCGCCCAGTTCGGGCTTGCCCGACAATTGCCGCACCGCCGCGCCATGGGCCACCTGGCAATACCAGCAACGGTTGATCGAGCTGACCACAACCGCGATCATCTCGCGTTCCAGCTTGCTCAGACCGCTCTCGGCCAGCATCAGGTCGTTATACATCGCCGTAAAGCTGTTCAGCTTGTCGATATCGAACGCATAGGCCCGCAGCACATTGGGCACGAAGCCCAGCTTCTCGTCGCAGATATCGAAATATTTCTGCGTCGCCTCCGGCAGAGGATCGACCTGAGGCAGGTCAAGGGCGGTGGGGGGGTCAGTACTCATCTCGGCGCATCTTCCTTTATTCGGTAGTGATATGTTCCCACAAGGCGCATCCCGAGGGAAGTGTAGAGCGCATTCGCGCCCGTGTTGGCCTGCGTGCAGATGACCGACATATGCGTGCCGCCCTGGTCCGCTGCCCAGTGGGCCGCCTGGCGCATCATATGCCCGCCCAGCCCCTGTCCGCGATGGTCCGGCAGGATTTCCAGCGCGTGCACCATGGCCACCCCCCGGTGCAGGCCGACATACCCGGTGCCCGCCGGGCGCGCATTGAGCCGCCCGAACAGACCGGTCTTGGGGCCTTGCGCGCGGCGCATCACCTCCACGCGCGCAGGCCCGATCCCGCCGGCGGCCCAAATGTCGCGCATGATCGCCAGCGGCTCCCAGATGGTAAACGTGGTCACCTGCGGAAGAGGGTGTGCCGTCAGCGTCTCCATCGGGCAGGCATAGAGATTGACCGGGTCGATCACGTCATAGCCCGCCTCTGCAAGCAGCGCATCAAGCGCCTCTTCGCCGTCGCGGATCATGAACAGCGGCGGCTGATCCATGCCGCGCATGACCTCCTCGGCACGTGGCAGCTTGTCAGCCGTCACCGGCTGCCGCGCCGTGGCCGCCGAAACCCGTTTGCCGCCCCCCGCCCCGTCGCGAAAGGTGAACACCCCCTCCTCGAAGCGGCGCGCCGGCGGCCATGTCGCCTCGCAGACGTCATAGAGCTGCTGCACGCCCGGCATCATCCGGCAAAGGCCGCGTCGAGTTCGATCAGTGCCGCCTCGACCTGGGCGCCGTCATGGCCCCGGATCACGATCTGCGCACCGAACACGCCGTCCTGCTGAAACGGGTAGGAGCCGATGGACAAATCCGCATACCGTTCGGCCAGCTCGCCCAGCGGCCCGGCAATGTCGCCCTCTCCCCGGAAGATACGCCGCGACACCGAAACCAGCGGCGCGCCCCCGGTAAGCGTCGGCAAAACGCTGGCCACCATCGCCTCGAAAATCGTCGGCACCCCCGCCATGACATGCACGTTTTCCAAGGTGAAACCCGGCGCGGCGCTGATCGGGTTGTCGATCAGGCTTGCGCCCTCGGGAATACGCGCCATGCGCAGCCGCGCCGCATTCAGCTCCTGCCCCGCCCGCTCGTAATGCGCCGCCAGCACCGCGCGGGCATCCTCGCGCACATCGATCGGGCGGTCGAACGCGCGCGCCACGTTCTCGGCGGTGATGTCGTCATGGGTCGGCCCGATCCCGCCCGAGGTGAACAGGTGATCATAGGCAGCGCTCAGCGCCCGCACCGCCCCGGTGATGGCGTCCGGGTCGTCCGAGACCA
This window harbors:
- a CDS encoding tyrosine recombinase XerC yields the protein MISPAARDALQGWLDRQKALKGASENTIDAYGRDVAGFLAFMTRHKGEAQGLGPLARIGVSDMRAWMAHTRGQDVGPRSLARKLSAVKSFYRWLSEREGFEPTAVLSTRSPKFQRKLPRPLAEDAAREMIATVEMQSATPWVAARDQAVVTLLYGCGLRISEALGLTGRDMPLGEALRIIGKGGKERVVPVIPAAQDAVAAYLRLCPYEPAPDDPVFRGVRGGPLSPRAVQKVVERTRLQLGLPASATPHAMRHSFATHLLNAGGDLRAIQELLGHASLSTTQAYTAVDTARLWEVYQRAHPKA
- a CDS encoding CDP-alcohol phosphatidyltransferase family protein → MSQSLKALSVHLFTATGAVFAMLAMLAAVDENWSLMFLWLVVAFVVDGIDGPLARRYHVQKYAPRIDGNILDMIIDYLTYIFIPAFALFKSGLLPGWTGWFAIIVITFASALYLVDTRMKTLDKSFSGFPGCWNMVVLVLFAIEPNFWISFTLVAVLAVAMFLPLKFIHPVRTKRWRVVSFPMMLGWMFFAFWAAWVDFHPESWAHWGLIITTVYLLGAGIAQQIIPERQDF
- a CDS encoding methylated-DNA--[protein]-cysteine S-methyltransferase; the encoded protein is MAAGTLHTPLGPLTVTSEDGCITGVRWGDHAAGAGAPEIDAALAQLKAYFAGELTHFDLPWRVTASDFQREVCAAMLAIPFGETRTYGELARQLSVPAQAIGGACGGNPIPVIIPCHRVLGANGLGGYSGAGGVETKVWLLRHEKAAGLLI
- a CDS encoding OmpA family protein, yielding MRGWLGALALCACPVAGQGLELSLPTNATLSREVSEPAGSYLMPVGPYADGTLPVLEVEGRIVLQAWRLAAQSITTLQILAPLRDQLTAAGYQVLLDCEGQECGGFDFRFGTRVLPAPDMFVDLFDYRFVALRKGEEAAAESYASLLISRSGTTAYIQVIHVAPQGGRGVSVAADARVQLPRAEADQPLAQALRDQGHVILGDLNFQSGSSDLGEGPFASLTALAAFLKSDPGLRVALVGHTDTVGGLTPNIALSKRRAASVLERLVSVHGVPRAQLDAEGMGYLSPIAPNLDRAGREANRRVEAVLLNSE
- a CDS encoding peroxidase-related enzyme (This protein belongs to a clade of uncharacterized proteins related to peroxidases such as the alkylhydroperoxidase AhpD.), with the protein product MSTDPPTALDLPQVDPLPEATQKYFDICDEKLGFVPNVLRAYAFDIDKLNSFTAMYNDLMLAESGLSKLEREMIAVVVSSINRCWYCQVAHGAAVRQLSGKPELGEAMVMNWRAAGLDARQTAMLGFAEKVTKESHAIGEADRDHLRAVGFSERDIWDIVSVAGFFNMSNRVASATGMQPNPDYHSQAR
- a CDS encoding GNAT family N-acetyltransferase encodes the protein MPGVQQLYDVCEATWPPARRFEEGVFTFRDGAGGGKRVSAATARQPVTADKLPRAEEVMRGMDQPPLFMIRDGEEALDALLAEAGYDVIDPVNLYACPMETLTAHPLPQVTTFTIWEPLAIMRDIWAAGGIGPARVEVMRRAQGPKTGLFGRLNARPAGTGYVGLHRGVAMVHALEILPDHRGQGLGGHMMRQAAHWAADQGGTHMSVICTQANTGANALYTSLGMRLVGTYHYRIKEDAPR
- a CDS encoding competence/damage-inducible protein A; this translates as MANPTAAMLVIGDEILSGRTRDANMHYLACELAKHGIDLREVRVVSDDPDAITGAVRALSAAYDHLFTSGGIGPTHDDITAENVARAFDRPIDVREDARAVLAAHYERAGQELNAARLRMARIPEGASLIDNPISAAPGFTLENVHVMAGVPTIFEAMVASVLPTLTGGAPLVSVSRRIFRGEGDIAGPLGELAERYADLSIGSYPFQQDGVFGAQIVIRGHDGAQVEAALIELDAAFAG